The Amblyomma americanum isolate KBUSLIRL-KWMA chromosome 3, ASM5285725v1, whole genome shotgun sequence genome window below encodes:
- the LOC144125412 gene encoding uncharacterized protein LOC144125412 encodes MASASGVPLIVEAGFRAIHDAEKFFRGANIKKGTKLFEAGHVHNVKEVVSCDGSEVAARCIAQTSITAPPKTIKLTLSSSRQLVAASCSCKAGVAGKYKHAAAVAVYLEQCETLSKTSQPQAWGVPTFKKVYHKLSKTAKRHNIEATARSLSLQHVRQYFGDIKCPINELLQAEEDESCGEAPVRTETPAGNVKLFDWDCSEKEYPSYFRQDSCGKLVLKKRNFTASLSDVEAKIYEEHVAVAPENVPSLSKKTLDDKAQWKRARIPRITGTKAYRVLCCRPENIDRRARSLIFEQDFGGPTVRYGIAMEPKARRAFENEHGVEVSLFGLVVSRKESWLACSPDGIFLTHENEAVLWR; translated from the exons ATGGCGTCTGCCAGCGGCGTGCCGCTTATTGTAGAGGCGGGATTTCGCGCTATTCACGATGCGGAAAAATTCTTTAGAGGAGCAAACATCAAGAAAGGCACGAAGCTTTTTGAAGCAGGACACGTACACAACGTGAAAGAGGTGGTGTCGTGCGACGGGAGCGAAGTAGCAGCCCGGTGCATTGCGCAGACGAGCATCACTGCGCCACCGAAAACCATCAAATTAACG CTATCTTCCAGTAGACAGCTTGTTgccgcgagctgcagttgcaaggCAGGCGTCGCAGGCAAATACAAAcacgctgctgccgttgccgtgtaTTTGGAGCAGTGTGAAACGCTCTCTAAAACGAGCCAACCGCAAGCCTGGGGTGTTCCTACATTTAAGAAGGTTTACCATAAactttcgaagacggccaagcggCATAACATTGAAG caaCTGCTAGGTCGTTATCGCTGCAACACGTGCGTCAATATTTTGGGGATATCAAATGTCCAATAAACGAGCTTTTACAAGCAGAAGAGGATGAAAGCTGTGGTGAAGCGCCTGTGCGCACTGAAACTCCTGCCGGCAACGTAAAACTTTTTGACTGGGATTGTTCAGAAAAGGAGTACCCCAGCTACTTCAGGCAGGATTCTTGCGGAAAGCTTGTGCTAAAAAAGCGGAATTTCACTGCAAG TCTTTCAGATGTGGAGGCAAAGATTTATGAGGAACATGTTGCTGTTGCCCCTGAAAACGTGCCTTCACTGTCCAAAAAGACGCTGGACGACAAGGCGCAGTGGAAGCGAGCTAGGATTCCGCGCATAACTGGAACAAAG gcCTACAGAGTACTTTGCTGTCGGCCAGAAAATATTGACAGAAGAGCGAGGTCCCTCATTTTCGAGCAAGACTTCGGAGGGCCAACCGTGCGATACGGCATCGCGATGGAGCCCAAAGCCCGCCGAGCATTTGAGAATGAACACGGCGTTGAAGTTTCATTGTTCGGCCTGGTTGTTTCACGCAAGGAGTCGTGGTTAGCGTGCTCTCCGGACGGAATCTTTCT GACGCACGAGAACGAGGCTGTGCTTTGGAGATAA